Proteins encoded within one genomic window of Egicoccus sp. AB-alg2:
- a CDS encoding SCO3242 family prenyltransferase: MTARHPAPADLADLVRLPAVLSVPGDVLAGASLAVDDRRLPARAAALASASCLLYLGGMALNDVADHRIDQDERPHRPIPSGRVPLATATRLGHGLMAAGLGLSALAGRRSLAVALPLAGAVYAYDFALKDTAAGPAAMAACRVLDVLLGASIGHTRRAAPAAAAVGLHTYALTTVSRHETTGDRPDVVRGAALAGLAAAALTGGTVRRRGRSGGRLLAAAPLLAHGALQARAAQRAVRTPTPAATQQLVGTSVLGFVPLQSAVSIACGRRVLGAGLLSLWPVAHRLARRRAVT; encoded by the coding sequence ATGACCGCCCGCCACCCCGCCCCCGCCGACCTCGCCGACCTCGTCCGCCTGCCCGCGGTGCTCAGTGTGCCCGGCGACGTGCTCGCCGGCGCCTCGCTGGCCGTCGACGACCGGCGCCTGCCGGCCCGGGCCGCGGCCCTGGCCAGCGCGTCGTGCCTGCTCTACCTCGGCGGCATGGCGCTCAACGACGTCGCCGACCACCGGATCGACCAGGACGAACGGCCCCACCGGCCGATCCCGTCGGGGCGGGTCCCGCTGGCGACCGCCACCCGTCTCGGCCACGGGCTGATGGCGGCCGGGCTCGGGCTGTCGGCGCTCGCGGGCCGTCGCTCGCTGGCGGTCGCGCTGCCGCTGGCCGGCGCCGTCTACGCCTACGACTTCGCGCTCAAGGACACCGCGGCGGGGCCGGCGGCGATGGCGGCCTGCCGGGTGCTCGACGTGCTGCTGGGCGCCAGCATCGGTCACACGCGGCGGGCGGCCCCCGCTGCCGCGGCCGTGGGACTGCACACCTACGCGCTCACCACGGTGAGCCGCCACGAGACGACCGGCGACCGGCCCGACGTCGTCCGCGGCGCCGCCCTGGCCGGCCTGGCCGCTGCCGCCCTCACCGGCGGGACCGTCCGGCGCCGTGGCCGCAGCGGCGGCCGCCTGCTCGCCGCGGCACCGTTGCTGGCGCACGGGGCCCTGCAGGCCCGCGCCGCCCAGCGGGCGGTGCGGACGCCCACGCCGGCCGCGACTCAGCAGCTCGTCGGCACGAGCGTGCTCGGGTTCGTCCCCTTGCAGAGCGCCGTCTCGATCGCCTGCGGTCGACGCGTCCTGGGTGCGGGACTGTTGTCGTTGTGGCCGGTCGCACACCGCCTCGCCCGGCGCCGGGCCGTGACGTGA
- a CDS encoding Gfo/Idh/MocA family protein, with translation MNQPLGVGIVGSGFIGNFHVQSWVGVRGADIVAVQSRNEATAKQLAERCRRLGVGDPTVTDDLVALVRDPRVQAIWVTAPNHVRVEMIETICEEVASGRAELIGIAVEKPLARTVAEAKRVVDAIEGAGILGGYLENQVFAPGLTRSKEIIWARGAALAGSPYLARAAEEHSGPHRSWFWNGQEQGGGVLSDMMCHSVEAGRFLLSPPDVNASTWLKPISVNASIAGLKWSRPAYADRLAAEYDQQVDYRNHPAEDYARATVHLENGDGEIVVIEATTSWSYVGAGLRLSFELLGPEYSMQVNTLDTPARIFLSRELQGDQGEDLVEKQNAENGLMPLLEDEAMTYGYTDENRHMVGAFRAGTTPRESVREGLVVTELMMAAYLSAETGETVELDGLDLSDFVPQVAKGTWDPRSAGRRIR, from the coding sequence GTGAACCAACCGCTCGGAGTCGGCATCGTCGGCAGCGGCTTCATCGGCAATTTCCACGTGCAGAGCTGGGTCGGCGTCCGCGGTGCGGACATCGTCGCGGTGCAGAGCCGCAACGAGGCCACCGCCAAGCAGCTCGCGGAACGCTGCCGCCGCCTCGGTGTCGGCGACCCCACCGTCACCGACGACCTCGTGGCCCTGGTCCGCGACCCGCGCGTCCAGGCGATCTGGGTGACCGCGCCGAACCACGTCCGCGTCGAGATGATCGAGACCATCTGCGAGGAGGTCGCCTCCGGCCGGGCCGAGCTGATCGGCATCGCGGTGGAGAAGCCGCTCGCGCGCACCGTCGCCGAGGCCAAGCGGGTGGTCGACGCCATCGAGGGCGCCGGCATCCTCGGCGGCTACCTGGAGAACCAGGTGTTCGCGCCGGGCCTGACGCGGTCCAAGGAGATCATCTGGGCCCGCGGCGCCGCGCTGGCCGGCTCGCCGTACCTGGCCCGCGCCGCGGAGGAGCACTCCGGCCCCCACCGCTCGTGGTTCTGGAACGGCCAGGAGCAGGGCGGCGGCGTGCTCAGCGACATGATGTGCCACTCGGTCGAGGCGGGACGCTTCCTGCTCTCGCCGCCGGACGTGAACGCCTCCACGTGGCTGAAGCCGATCTCGGTCAACGCCTCCATCGCCGGGCTGAAGTGGAGCCGGCCGGCCTACGCCGACCGGCTGGCCGCGGAGTACGACCAGCAGGTCGACTACCGCAACCACCCCGCCGAGGACTACGCCCGCGCCACCGTGCACCTGGAGAACGGCGACGGCGAGATCGTCGTCATCGAGGCGACGACCTCCTGGAGCTACGTCGGCGCCGGTCTGCGGCTGTCGTTCGAGCTGCTCGGCCCCGAGTACTCCATGCAGGTCAACACGCTGGACACGCCCGCCCGCATCTTCCTCAGCCGCGAGCTGCAGGGCGACCAGGGCGAGGACCTCGTGGAGAAGCAGAACGCGGAGAACGGCCTCATGCCGCTGCTCGAGGACGAGGCCATGACCTACGGCTACACCGACGAGAACCGCCACATGGTCGGCGCGTTCCGGGCGGGCACCACGCCCCGCGAGTCGGTGCGCGAGGGCCTGGTCGTCACCGAGCTGATGATGGCCGCCTACCTGTCCGCCGAGACGGGCGAGACCGTCGAGCTCGACGGTCTCGACCTGTCCGACTTCGTGCCGCAGGTGGCCAAGGGCACCTGGGACCCGCGCTCGGCGGGCCGCCGGATCCGCTGA
- a CDS encoding ABC transporter permease — protein MSTTTVTDTGGMPSVQELVRNPVVLAGVVAVLLFVVGNLLVPGFGAYGTIMNVLRVAAFLGVIAAGQTIVILAGGEGIDLSVGKVATFSAIIVAQVSGGADDRLLIAVATALLYCGLVGAVNGIGVAYLRIPPLVMTLGMVAVVQGIVRVYSGGQPEGRAPAALSQLINARTVFGIRGSVWVWLVIAVFVILLLRRTTFGRRVYALGANRETAFLSGINVQRNLVLVYVASSLFAALGGVMLIGYSGAASISLADQYQLISIAAVVIGGTTLAGGVGGYLGTVIGAVVLQTLTSLLVALNIGAAGRQVVNGLILIALLSAYGRQRRLRQ, from the coding sequence ATGAGCACGACCACCGTCACCGACACCGGCGGGATGCCCAGCGTTCAGGAACTCGTGCGCAACCCGGTGGTGCTCGCCGGCGTCGTGGCCGTCCTGCTGTTCGTCGTCGGCAACCTGCTGGTTCCCGGCTTCGGGGCCTACGGCACGATCATGAACGTGCTGCGCGTCGCGGCGTTCCTCGGCGTCATCGCGGCCGGACAGACCATCGTCATCCTGGCCGGCGGCGAGGGCATCGACCTCTCCGTCGGCAAGGTCGCCACCTTCTCGGCCATCATCGTCGCGCAGGTGAGCGGCGGCGCCGACGACCGGCTGCTGATCGCCGTCGCCACCGCGCTGCTGTACTGCGGGCTGGTCGGGGCCGTCAACGGGATCGGCGTCGCCTACCTGCGCATCCCGCCGCTGGTCATGACGCTGGGCATGGTCGCGGTCGTGCAGGGCATCGTGCGGGTGTACTCGGGCGGGCAGCCCGAGGGCCGGGCCCCGGCCGCGCTCTCGCAGCTCATCAATGCCCGCACGGTCTTCGGCATCCGCGGCTCAGTGTGGGTGTGGCTGGTCATCGCCGTGTTCGTGATCCTGCTGCTGCGCCGGACCACCTTCGGCCGCCGCGTCTACGCGCTGGGCGCCAACCGCGAGACCGCCTTCCTGTCCGGCATCAACGTCCAGCGCAACCTCGTGCTGGTCTACGTCGCGTCCAGCCTGTTCGCCGCGCTCGGCGGCGTCATGCTGATCGGCTACAGCGGCGCGGCGTCCATCAGCCTCGCCGACCAGTACCAGCTGATCTCCATCGCGGCGGTGGTCATCGGCGGCACGACCCTGGCGGGCGGCGTCGGCGGCTACCTGGGCACCGTCATCGGTGCCGTCGTCCTGCAAACCCTCACCAGCCTGCTCGTGGCGCTCAACATCGGCGCCGCCGGCCGGCAGGTGGTCAACGGCCTGATCCTCATCGCGCTGCTGTCGGCGTACGGCCGGCAGCGTCGCCTCAGGCAATGA
- a CDS encoding ABC transporter permease: MSDTRTESRTDPDLGERLRGAGDWLLAGRLPTATAFVLLAIAFVVNLAINDRFLTAFNLRSILANALPLAAVAVGQTIIVLGRGIDLSIGIIAALSSVVTVTLVEPLGMLPAMLVGLGVGAACGLANGLLVGILRLQPIVATFATSFVWAGLALYVLPPAGGGEAAPRMPEGFVQGFRESTLGLPNVAWLLLALVGVWLVLKRTRFMRHVYAVGGDELAAYATGVRVVRIQVLTYVVGGAFAGLASFAMLANSGSGDALAGGGLTLISIAALVIGGTRLSGGAGGAGGTVVGVLVLQLLSNVVVALRPPTEMRQLIDGLLVIAALALAGLWSQRKGGR, encoded by the coding sequence ATGAGCGACACCCGTACCGAGTCCCGCACCGACCCCGACCTCGGCGAGCGTCTCCGCGGTGCGGGTGACTGGCTGCTGGCCGGCCGCCTGCCGACCGCGACCGCGTTCGTGCTGCTCGCGATCGCGTTCGTCGTGAACCTCGCCATCAACGACCGGTTCCTGACCGCGTTCAACCTGCGCTCGATCCTCGCCAACGCGCTGCCCCTGGCGGCGGTGGCCGTCGGGCAGACCATCATCGTCCTCGGCCGTGGGATCGACCTGTCCATCGGCATCATCGCGGCGCTGTCCAGCGTCGTGACGGTCACGCTGGTCGAGCCGCTCGGCATGCTGCCCGCCATGCTCGTCGGCCTGGGCGTCGGCGCGGCGTGCGGGCTCGCGAACGGGCTGCTGGTCGGCATCCTTCGCCTGCAACCGATCGTGGCCACCTTCGCCACCAGCTTCGTGTGGGCCGGCCTGGCGCTGTACGTGCTCCCGCCGGCCGGGGGCGGCGAGGCCGCGCCGCGCATGCCCGAGGGGTTCGTGCAGGGCTTCCGCGAGTCCACGCTGGGCCTGCCCAACGTCGCCTGGCTGCTGCTCGCGCTCGTCGGCGTGTGGCTGGTCCTCAAGCGGACCCGCTTCATGCGCCACGTGTACGCCGTCGGCGGCGACGAGCTGGCCGCCTACGCGACCGGGGTCCGGGTCGTACGGATCCAGGTCCTGACCTACGTCGTCGGCGGCGCCTTCGCCGGACTCGCGTCGTTCGCGATGCTGGCCAACAGCGGGTCCGGCGACGCACTGGCCGGTGGCGGGCTGACCCTGATCTCCATCGCGGCGCTGGTCATCGGCGGTACCCGCCTGTCCGGCGGGGCCGGCGGCGCGGGCGGCACCGTGGTCGGCGTGCTGGTCCTGCAGTTGCTCAGCAACGTCGTGGTGGCACTGCGCCCGCCGACGGAGATGCGCCAACTGATCGACGGACTGCTGGTCATCGCGGCCCTGGCCCTGGCCGGTCTGTGGTCCCAGCGAAAGGGCGGCCGATGA
- a CDS encoding sugar phosphate isomerase/epimerase family protein, with product MTNANTGVLRRVWLSLAAVGLAVAMAMAGTTSAEAAAERATPNKPDHAKCSTGRNIPLNHVSIQLWTFNSAINQHGIEHVLTELADMGYRNIEPFSYHGLSAQEFKDLADDLGLRIRSRHGSTNEANWDSHLADAKLFNQRWTGSGGFASPGINSYENVLATAETLNRLGERSVKNGTGKIFGHNHAVEFETQYVDVEGDGELKSAWQILVENTDPRWVTFQLDVGWADRAGEDSVALLEEFGDRIELLHVKDFVTDEDGNWVSWVPVGDGEIDWPAVFRAAQGNVKLYVVEQDFPADAFETAQRSIDYLDCLSF from the coding sequence ATGACGAACGCGAACACGGGCGTCCTGCGCCGCGTCTGGCTGAGCCTGGCCGCCGTCGGCCTCGCCGTGGCGATGGCCATGGCCGGCACCACCTCGGCCGAAGCCGCCGCCGAGCGGGCGACGCCGAACAAGCCCGACCACGCCAAGTGCAGCACCGGCCGCAACATCCCGCTGAACCACGTCTCGATCCAGCTGTGGACGTTCAACTCGGCCATCAACCAGCACGGCATCGAGCACGTGCTGACCGAGCTGGCCGACATGGGCTATCGCAACATCGAGCCCTTCAGCTACCACGGACTGTCCGCCCAGGAGTTCAAGGACCTCGCCGACGACCTCGGCCTGCGGATCCGCAGCCGTCACGGCAGCACCAACGAGGCCAACTGGGACAGCCACCTGGCGGACGCCAAACTGTTCAACCAGCGCTGGACCGGCTCGGGCGGCTTCGCCTCGCCGGGCATCAACAGCTACGAGAACGTCCTGGCCACCGCCGAGACCCTCAACCGGCTCGGTGAGCGCTCGGTGAAGAACGGCACCGGCAAGATCTTCGGCCACAACCACGCCGTCGAGTTCGAGACGCAGTACGTGGACGTCGAGGGTGACGGCGAGCTCAAGAGCGCCTGGCAGATCCTGGTCGAGAACACCGACCCGCGTTGGGTGACCTTCCAGCTCGACGTCGGCTGGGCCGACCGCGCGGGCGAGGACAGCGTCGCGCTGCTCGAGGAGTTCGGCGACCGCATCGAGCTCCTGCACGTGAAGGACTTCGTCACGGACGAGGACGGCAACTGGGTCTCGTGGGTCCCCGTCGGTGACGGCGAGATCGACTGGCCGGCCGTCTTCCGCGCCGCCCAGGGCAACGTGAAGCTGTACGTCGTCGAGCAGGACTTCCCCGCCGACGCGTTCGAGACCGCCCAGCGCAGCATCGACTACCTCGACTGCCTGAGCTTCTGA
- a CDS encoding inositol-3-phosphate synthase, protein MTRTGVWLVGGRGSVATTAMVGAAAVAAGAARPEGMVTASAGFDQARLAPVDDLVFGGQDVVSTPLVKRAEQLAQGGVFPAPLVGVVEDRLSVLDERVRTCPAAGDTSPRTAVDAMRHDLHAFRAAEDVERLVVVNLASTEAPAAWEQPPLRTEDLDRSFDAGWDAATPSLVAAIAALEAGAAFVDFTPGAALTAPAVLALAEERGLPVAGRDGKTGETLLKSVLAPMFAHRHLPVHSWAGTNLLGGGDGARLADPAHASSKLASKGRTLETILGPDVTQPVHIDCVPDLGEWKTAWNHVHFTGFLGTGMQLQLTWQGCDSALAAPLVLDLARLLDLALQRGDRGAQAGLGYFFKDPVGTDDHGFWSQLSTLERWVAGA, encoded by the coding sequence GTGACACGCACCGGGGTCTGGCTGGTCGGCGGACGCGGCTCGGTCGCCACCACGGCCATGGTCGGCGCGGCCGCGGTCGCCGCTGGCGCCGCGCGGCCCGAAGGCATGGTCACGGCCTCGGCAGGCTTCGACCAGGCGCGGCTGGCACCCGTCGACGACCTGGTCTTCGGCGGGCAGGACGTCGTCTCCACGCCACTGGTCAAGCGCGCCGAACAGCTCGCGCAGGGTGGCGTGTTCCCGGCCCCGCTGGTCGGTGTCGTCGAGGACCGGCTGTCCGTGCTCGACGAGCGCGTGCGCACCTGCCCCGCCGCGGGCGACACCTCGCCACGCACCGCCGTCGACGCCATGCGCCACGACCTCCACGCCTTCCGCGCCGCCGAGGACGTCGAGCGCCTCGTCGTCGTCAACCTCGCCTCGACCGAGGCACCGGCGGCGTGGGAACAGCCGCCGCTGCGCACCGAGGACCTCGACCGCAGCTTCGACGCCGGTTGGGACGCGGCCACGCCCAGCCTGGTCGCGGCGATCGCCGCCCTGGAGGCCGGCGCCGCGTTCGTCGACTTCACCCCCGGCGCCGCTCTGACGGCGCCGGCCGTACTGGCGCTCGCCGAGGAGCGGGGCCTGCCCGTCGCCGGTCGCGACGGCAAGACCGGCGAGACGCTGCTGAAGTCCGTGCTGGCCCCCATGTTCGCCCACCGCCACCTGCCGGTGCACTCCTGGGCCGGGACCAACCTGCTCGGCGGCGGTGACGGCGCCCGGCTGGCCGACCCGGCCCACGCCTCCAGCAAGCTGGCCAGCAAGGGCCGCACGCTGGAGACCATCCTCGGCCCCGACGTCACCCAGCCCGTCCACATCGACTGCGTGCCGGACCTCGGCGAGTGGAAGACGGCCTGGAACCACGTCCACTTCACCGGCTTCCTGGGCACCGGGATGCAACTGCAGCTGACGTGGCAGGGCTGCGACTCGGCCCTGGCCGCGCCGCTCGTGCTCGACCTCGCCCGCCTGCTCGACCTCGCGCTGCAGCGGGGTGATCGCGGCGCACAGGCCGGGCTCGGCTACTTCTTCAAGGACCCCGTAGGCACCGACGACCACGGGTTCTGGTCGCAGCTGTCCACGCTGGAGCGCTGGGTGGCCGGCGCATGA
- a CDS encoding substrate-binding domain-containing protein produces MRSTRSRGRLLLGISTAVALVLTACGGNGDDGTAAGTGEEAGEEAGDGGEAAAGPFTIGVSNGFTGSEWRTQMLDNIQEVFAEYEEQGLVDDLIIESDDVDEAGQIEQIRNLVNQGVDAIIINPNSPDALNAAFEEAAAEGVRIYAVDQAVTSEAVTNVVIDQAEWAKISARWLAEQLGEGAQIVGVNGIAGHPANEARWGGAQEVFEEAGIEVVAQGNANWSQAEGQTVMQELLGQHGDTIDGVWAQDGVAEGVLRALIDEDRLDLTTTGEARAGYLRLWDEAGIDTIGVVNPPGVGATALRFALLELQGEAIAEDNLENGNTLFLPLPDDVTSDELDEWLADVEGQPDGYSVDVILSEEEVRGYLQ; encoded by the coding sequence ATGCGCTCGACGCGTTCGAGAGGCCGACTGCTGCTGGGCATCAGCACCGCTGTGGCGCTGGTCCTGACGGCATGCGGCGGCAACGGGGACGACGGCACCGCCGCCGGCACCGGCGAGGAGGCCGGCGAGGAAGCGGGTGACGGCGGCGAGGCAGCCGCCGGTCCCTTCACCATCGGGGTGAGCAACGGCTTCACCGGCAGCGAGTGGCGCACCCAGATGCTCGACAACATCCAGGAGGTGTTCGCGGAGTACGAGGAGCAGGGGCTCGTCGACGACCTCATCATCGAGAGCGACGACGTCGACGAAGCCGGGCAGATCGAGCAGATCCGCAACCTCGTCAACCAGGGCGTCGACGCCATCATCATCAACCCGAACTCGCCGGACGCGCTGAACGCCGCGTTCGAGGAGGCCGCGGCCGAGGGCGTGCGCATCTACGCCGTCGACCAGGCGGTGACCAGCGAGGCCGTCACCAACGTCGTCATCGACCAGGCCGAATGGGCCAAGATCAGCGCCCGCTGGCTCGCCGAGCAGCTCGGCGAGGGCGCCCAGATCGTGGGCGTCAACGGCATCGCCGGCCACCCGGCCAACGAGGCCCGATGGGGCGGTGCGCAGGAGGTCTTCGAGGAGGCCGGCATCGAGGTCGTGGCCCAGGGCAACGCCAACTGGAGCCAGGCCGAGGGCCAGACCGTCATGCAGGAGCTGCTGGGTCAGCACGGTGACACCATCGACGGTGTCTGGGCCCAGGACGGCGTCGCCGAGGGCGTGCTGCGGGCGCTCATCGACGAGGACCGGCTCGACCTGACCACCACGGGTGAGGCCCGCGCCGGCTACCTGCGGCTGTGGGACGAGGCCGGCATCGACACCATCGGGGTCGTGAACCCGCCGGGCGTCGGCGCCACCGCGCTGCGCTTCGCGCTGCTGGAGCTCCAGGGCGAGGCCATCGCCGAGGACAACCTCGAGAACGGCAACACGCTGTTCCTGCCCCTGCCCGACGACGTGACCAGCGACGAGCTCGACGAGTGGCTGGCCGACGTCGAAGGCCAGCCCGACGGCTACTCCGTCGACGTCATCCTCTCCGAGGAGGAGGTGCGCGGCTACCTGCAGTAG
- a CDS encoding ROK family protein yields MGELLTTTNGWPTTAPGSPGHLLQLLREGAASTRPQLVELSGISRTAVSQRVDALLAAGLVVQDGAGASTGGRPAVRLRFNHDHGLVLVADLGATHARLAVTDLAGELLVERAEDRAIAEGPGPVLDWVRAGFEQLLDELGRGRADVRGIGIGLPGPVEHGSGRAVSPPIMPGWDGYPVPAHFADYDVPVLVDNDVNIMALGEYWAAWRHEVDDLLFIKVGTGIGCGVIASGRVHRGAQGAAGDLGHVRVPGADDALCRCGNTGCVEAVAGGQAIAERLRSLGSSARDARDVVNLVLAGDREATRAVREAGRELGAVLAAAVNFFNPAVIVIGGDMANAHEQLLAGVREVVYRRSLPLATRHLRVVPAQLGDRAGITGASAMVLAEVLAPGAVDRLVNGVT; encoded by the coding sequence ATGGGAGAACTGCTGACCACCACCAACGGGTGGCCGACGACCGCGCCGGGCTCACCGGGGCACCTGCTGCAGTTGCTGCGGGAGGGCGCCGCCTCGACCCGTCCGCAGCTGGTCGAGCTCAGCGGGATCTCCCGGACGGCGGTCTCCCAGCGCGTCGACGCGCTGCTGGCGGCCGGCCTGGTGGTCCAGGACGGGGCCGGCGCCTCGACGGGCGGACGTCCGGCGGTGCGGCTGCGGTTCAACCACGACCACGGTCTGGTGCTCGTCGCGGACCTCGGGGCGACCCACGCCCGCCTCGCCGTGACCGACCTGGCCGGCGAGTTGCTCGTCGAGCGGGCCGAGGACCGGGCGATCGCCGAAGGTCCCGGCCCCGTGCTCGACTGGGTTCGTGCCGGCTTCGAGCAGCTGCTCGACGAACTGGGCCGTGGGCGCGCCGACGTGCGGGGCATCGGCATCGGGCTGCCCGGCCCGGTCGAGCACGGCTCGGGACGGGCGGTCTCACCGCCGATCATGCCGGGGTGGGACGGCTATCCCGTGCCGGCCCACTTCGCCGACTACGACGTCCCGGTCCTGGTCGACAACGACGTGAACATCATGGCGTTGGGCGAGTACTGGGCGGCCTGGCGCCACGAGGTGGACGACCTGCTGTTCATCAAGGTCGGCACGGGCATCGGCTGCGGCGTGATCGCCTCCGGGCGGGTCCACCGCGGCGCGCAGGGCGCCGCCGGCGACCTCGGGCACGTCCGGGTGCCCGGTGCCGACGACGCGCTGTGCCGTTGCGGCAACACCGGCTGCGTGGAGGCCGTCGCCGGCGGCCAGGCGATCGCCGAACGGCTGCGCTCGCTCGGCTCCTCCGCCCGTGACGCCCGCGACGTGGTGAACCTGGTCCTGGCGGGGGACCGCGAGGCCACCCGCGCGGTGCGCGAGGCGGGCCGCGAGCTCGGTGCCGTCCTGGCCGCGGCCGTGAACTTCTTCAACCCCGCCGTGATCGTCATCGGGGGTGACATGGCGAACGCGCACGAGCAACTGCTCGCGGGCGTCCGCGAGGTCGTCTACCGACGGTCGTTGCCGCTGGCGACGCGCCACCTCCGGGTGGTGCCCGCGCAGCTGGGCGATCGCGCCGGCATCACCGGCGCCAGCGCGATGGTGCTCGCCGAGGTGCTGGCACCGGGGGCGGTGGATCGCCTCGTGAACGGGGTGACGTGA
- a CDS encoding sugar ABC transporter ATP-binding protein translates to MSFLEMHDVHKRYGGVVALRGASLSAERGEVHALLGANGSGKSTLNKILTGVAAPDRAEISLDGEPLRVARPQDAHEHGIAAVYQELSLIPDLTVAANIALAFEETRAGFLRPGSIRERAEAVLQRFAAAFRGRLPVDVPVAQLSPGEQQIVEICKAIARHPQVLVLDEATASLHAAQVEVLFDVVRELRDAGTLVIFTSHRMGEIYAVCDRATILRNGELVGAVDLAETSEQQLVELMVGQFAGAAEAAGEVVESHTVGEQPVVLTVEDFTTSRLQGISLEVRAGEVLGLGGLAGQGQSDLLAAIFGAERHRGGRLLLDGREIRVRRPSHAVKAGIAFVPGNRAREGLLPVRPILENLTIASMRGRAVGVGLLRQRREIAAAQAAVEQLRIKLGSVRDPVSTLSGGNQQKVVVGKWLLESPRVVLLDDPTKGIDVAAKEELYEVIARLTDEGVAVILNSSDDEELLGLSHRVLVFYEGQVVDELQREDLSRDRLVASSLQVVDR, encoded by the coding sequence GTGTCCTTCCTCGAGATGCACGACGTGCACAAGCGCTACGGGGGCGTCGTCGCCCTCCGTGGCGCGAGCCTGTCCGCCGAGCGCGGCGAGGTCCACGCGCTGCTCGGCGCCAACGGCTCCGGCAAGAGCACCCTCAACAAGATCCTCACCGGCGTCGCGGCGCCCGACCGGGCCGAGATCTCGCTCGACGGCGAGCCGCTGCGCGTCGCGCGCCCGCAGGACGCCCACGAGCACGGCATCGCGGCCGTCTACCAGGAACTGAGTCTGATCCCCGACCTGACCGTCGCGGCGAACATCGCCCTGGCGTTCGAGGAGACCAGGGCCGGCTTCCTCCGTCCGGGCTCGATCCGGGAACGCGCCGAGGCGGTGCTGCAGCGGTTCGCCGCCGCCTTCCGGGGCCGGCTGCCGGTGGACGTCCCGGTCGCCCAGCTCTCCCCGGGTGAACAGCAGATCGTGGAGATCTGCAAGGCCATCGCGCGGCATCCGCAGGTGCTGGTGCTCGACGAGGCCACCGCCTCGCTGCACGCGGCCCAGGTCGAGGTCCTGTTCGACGTCGTCCGGGAGCTGCGCGACGCCGGAACCCTCGTCATCTTCACGTCGCACCGCATGGGAGAGATCTACGCGGTCTGCGACCGGGCGACGATCCTGCGCAACGGCGAGCTCGTCGGCGCGGTCGATCTCGCGGAGACCTCCGAGCAGCAGCTCGTCGAACTCATGGTCGGCCAGTTCGCCGGCGCCGCCGAGGCGGCCGGTGAGGTCGTGGAGAGCCACACCGTCGGCGAGCAGCCGGTCGTGCTCACCGTCGAGGACTTCACCACCAGCCGACTCCAGGGCATCTCGCTGGAGGTCCGTGCCGGCGAGGTGCTGGGCCTCGGGGGTCTGGCCGGGCAGGGCCAGTCCGACCTGCTCGCCGCCATCTTCGGTGCCGAGCGGCACCGCGGCGGGCGCCTGCTGCTCGACGGGCGCGAGATCCGCGTCCGGCGTCCGAGCCACGCCGTGAAGGCCGGCATCGCCTTCGTGCCCGGCAACCGTGCCCGCGAGGGCCTGCTGCCGGTGCGGCCCATCCTGGAGAACCTGACGATCGCCAGCATGCGCGGTCGCGCCGTCGGTGTCGGCCTGCTCAGGCAGCGGCGTGAGATCGCGGCCGCGCAGGCGGCGGTCGAACAGCTGCGCATCAAGCTCGGCTCGGTGCGTGACCCCGTCAGCACGCTCTCCGGCGGCAACCAGCAGAAGGTCGTCGTCGGCAAGTGGCTGCTGGAATCGCCCCGGGTCGTGCTGCTCGACGACCCGACCAAGGGCATCGACGTGGCCGCCAAGGAAGAGCTCTACGAGGTCATCGCCCGCCTCACCGACGAGGGCGTGGCCGTCATCCTCAACTCCAGCGACGACGAGGAGCTGCTCGGGCTGAGCCACCGCGTGCTGGTCTTCTACGAGGGCCAGGTCGTGGACGAGCTCCAGCGTGAGGACCTCAGCCGTGACCGCCTCGTCGCCTCGTCCCTGCAGGTGGTGGACCGATGA